CAATCGTTTGATCCGAAATCCCCTGCATGTGCAGGAGTGCGGCCCATTGATTCAGCGCCTCTTGGACGTAGGTACCGGAATGCTGTACGACGGTTCTGAAAGCTTCCTCCGATTTGCCGAAGGAGCGCATCCGCATGCTCAATAACCCGTATTCGAGCCAGCTTAGATCAACTTCTTTCCATCCCGAGCTCGCCTTATCGGTTGGAGTGGATTGTGCAGCTTCCTTGAAGCTCTTTAGCGCCTTCTCAAGATACCCGCGTCTTTTGTACCATTTTCCGCGCTCATATTCAGTTGAAGGTGGATTAGTAATTGGTTCGGTTTCAATAATAGGTATATGTCGCATGTCGAAGCCTCCCAATGATATAACACCCGTATAGGTGTAAAGGTCATGGTTCATATTCGAAAAAAATAGAAATAAGTCGAAAAACAAGTCCAAAGACCTAATTTCACATCCTGTTTTCGTAAATATTTTTAGAAGAGTTAGAAATAATATCCATAATCTTCGTTTCCGAGCCCCATTGCTGTTGCCACTGTTTCAGCATGATCCGTATCTGCCAGGCCTGTCCTACCATATGTATTGAATGATCCCCTTTGTAGCTTTTCATGGGCAGTTCCTTCTTTCTTGGAAATTTTGATATAATACACCTTATGCAATAGCATGGTCAGTCATGCCGTTTTTAAACAAAGGAGGTCATTTTGTGAGCGATATCGGCAGTAAGACCCGAGAAGCCTCGGATAATTTGCTGGAAGAAACCACACTATCTACCCAATCGATTTTTGAAGGGAAGATTATTTCACTGCAGGTCGATACGGTGAAGCTGCCAAATGGGCAGACCGCGAAACGTGAAGTTGTC
Above is a window of Paenibacillus sp. FSL K6-1330 DNA encoding:
- the mciZ gene encoding Z-ring formation inhibitor MciZ; protein product: MKSYKGDHSIHMVGQAWQIRIMLKQWQQQWGSETKIMDIISNSSKNIYENRM